A stretch of the Zonotrichia albicollis isolate bZonAlb1 chromosome 31, bZonAlb1.hap1, whole genome shotgun sequence genome encodes the following:
- the LOC102061417 gene encoding uncharacterized protein LOC102061417 isoform X5 encodes MPLHPLPCCGEGLPRVLPSVVLLPKMVENTWQGPPGLPFHPQVPMPPLQDVAGVARAVAPHTGLPPLCAPLRLSPPCKARGRPASAQQGQSEPADARCPVLLQAEGGRDQRAQGTAVAGQADSPARGWLRSAVLAVKPPLPPTVTALRPPHWPRPQKPAETDPREGANPACGRQCREQNALRSAAHQHQQRIRKHQHKPTGKGRKVLAMNVLGTVEWFNIKNKYGFITRNDNKDEVFVHQTAIKRKKHGKYLHSLRHGEIVEFNITQGRKGPRAADVTGPGGVLVQGSKHAPDYIKTHRENSPAIFPDTPRTFQITALSHPTPIYPKSQPDPEANTGKLIRKGTQISG; translated from the coding sequence ATGCCCCTGCACCCCCTCCCCTGTTGTGGGGAGGGACTCCCCCGGGTTCTCCCGTCCGTAGTCCTGCTGCCCAAGATGGTGGAGAACACATGGCAGGGGCCGCCAGGTCTCCCTTTCCACCCTCAGGTCCCCATGCCTCCTCTGCAAGATGTGGCGGGGGTGGCAAGAGCCGTAGCCCCTCACACAGGGCTGCCTCCACTCTGTGCCCCGCTGCGGCTCTCCCCTCCATGCAAAgcccgcggccgccccgccAGCGCTCAGCAAGGCCAGAGCGAGCCGGCCGATGCTCGCTGTCCAGTGCTCCTTCAGGCAGAGGGTGGGCGAGACCAGCGggcccagggcacggctgttgCGGGGCAGGCAGACAGCCCCGCCAGGGGATGGCTCAGAAGCGCAGTCCTGGCAGTGAAACCGCCGCTCCCGCCCACCGTCACTGCTCTGAGACCCCCACACTGGCCGCGCCCGCAGAAACCTGCTGAGACAGACCCTCGGGAGGGGGCCAATCCTGCGTGCGGCCGCCAGTGCCGGGAGCAGAATGCACTTCGCTCAGCAGCACACCAGCACCAGCAACGCATTCGGAAACACCAACACAAACCCACTGGCAAAGGTAGAAAGGTCCTTGCCATGAACGTTTTGGGGACAGTAGAATGGTTCAATATAAAAAACAAATATGGTTTCATAACCcggaatgataacaaagatgAAGTGTTTGTTCATCAGACTGCtataaaaaggaagaaacatGGGAAATACCTCCACAGTCTAAGACATGGAGAAATTGTGGAATTCAATATAACACAAGGAAGAAAAGGCCCCCGAGCAGCTGATGTGACAGGACCTGGTGGAGTTCTAGTGCAAGGTAGTAAACATGCACCAGACTACAtcaaaacacacagagaaaatagCCCTGCCATCTTTCCTGATACACCCAGAACATTTCAGATCACTGCTCTGTCTCACCCAACACCCATCTATCCTAAGTCTCAACCTGATCCTGAAGCTAACACTGGAAAGCTGATCAGGAAAGGCACACAGATATCGGGGTAG
- the LOC141725783 gene encoding class II histocompatibility antigen, B-L beta chain-like, whose protein sequence is MGRGAAAGALLVALVVLGAAPAAGTELSGVFQFWAVSECHFINGTQKMRFVQRYIYNREQFVMFDRDVGHYVGFTPYGEGWASDWNSNPATLAYARSVVDMVCPYNYEGVRPFSAERRVPPSVSISLVTPSSSQPGPGRLLCSVMDFYPAAMQVRWFQGQQELSEHVVATDVLPNGDWTYQLLVLLETAPRRGLSYSCQVEHVSLEQPLRRHWARCFGGFILGFVFLVLGLGFSLRKKVIFPQHLLLIWLNNSEG, encoded by the exons atggggcgaggggcggcagctggggccctgctggtggcactggtggtgctgggagccGCCCCGGCTGCGGGCACGGAGCTCTCGG GGGTGTTCCAGTTCTGGGCAGTGTCAGAGTGTCACTTCATTAACGGCACGCAGAAGATGAGGTTCGTGCAGAGGTACATCTACAATCGGGAGCAGTTCGTGATGTTCGACAGGGACGTGGGGCACTACGTGGGGTTCACCCCCTATGGAGAGGGGTGGGCCAGTGACTGGAACAGCAACCCGGCCACACTGGCGTACGCACGGTCTGTGGTGGACATGGTCTGTCCGTACAACTACGAGGGGGTTCGCCCGTTCAGCGCCGAGCGCCGAG tgccccccagcgTGTCCATCTCACTGGTGACCCCGTCGagctcccagcccggccccggccgcctgCTCTGCTCCGTGATGGATTTCTACCCTGCTGCCATGCAGGTGAGGTggttccagggccagcaggagctctcGGAGCATGTGGTGGCCACCGACGTGCTCCCCAACGGGGACTGGACctaccagctgctggtgctgctggaaaccGCCCCCCGGCGCGGGCTCagctacagctgccaggtggagCACGTCAGCCTCGAGCAGCCCCTGAGGCGGCACTGGG CAAGATGCTTCGGGGGCTTCATCTTGGGCTTCGTCTTCCTGGTGCTGGGGCTCGGCTTCTCCCTGCGCAAGAAG GTCATCTTCCCCCAACACCTGCTGTTGATATGGCTGAACAACTCCGAAGGATGA